The Mercurialis annua linkage group LG2, ddMerAnnu1.2, whole genome shotgun sequence genome contains a region encoding:
- the LOC126667176 gene encoding probable xyloglucan endotransglucosylase/hydrolase protein 23 — MRSRVVSPMVVIISLMMVANAGNFYEDFYVTWGGDYNAKILNGGNDLTLSLDQASGSGFQSNNEYLFGKIDMQLKLVPGNSAGTVTAYYLSSKGATWDEIDFEFLGNLSGDPYILHTNVFSQGKGNREQQFYLWFDPTADFHTYSILWNPKNIIFYVDGIAIREFKNMESIGVPFPKKQPMRIYSSLWNADNWATRGGLVKIDWSHAPFTASYRNFNANASICTNGPSSCTSSNPNSNNSWLWEEPDFAKQGQMKWVQDNYMIYNYCKDAKRFPLGLPKECYVSN; from the exons ATGAGATCAAGGGTAGTGAGTCCTATGGTGGTGATCATCAGCTTGATGATGGTTGCAAATGCTGGTAACTTTTATGAAGACTTCTATGTGACCTGGGGAGGTGACTACAACGCTAAGATACTCAACGGTGGCAATGATCTCACTCTTTCTCTTGATCAAGCTTCTGGCTCAGGATTTCAGTCCAACAATGAGTATTTATTTGGAAAGATTGATATGCAGCTCAAGCTTGTCCCCGGCAATTCTGCTGGTACTGTTACTGCCTATTAT TTATCATCAAAAGGGGCAACATGGGATGAAATAGACTTTGAATTCTTGGGAAATTTGAGTGGCGATCCTTACATCCTCCACACTAATGTTTTTAGCCAAGGCAAAGGCAACAGAGAGCAGCAATTCTACCTTTGGTTCGACCCCACTGCTGATTTTCACACCTATTCCATCCTTTGGAATCCTAAAAATATAAT ATTCTATGTGGACGGAATTGCAATTAGAGAATTCAAGAACATGGAGAGCATTGGCGTTCCATTTCCAAAAAAGCAACCAATGAGAATATACTCCAGTCTGTGGAATGCAGATAATTGGGCAACAAGAGGAGGCCTTGTGAAGATAGATTGGTCTCATGCGCCCTTCACTGCTTCTTACAGAAACTTCAACGCCAATGCCTCCATCTGCACCAATGGGCCTTCTTCTTGTACTTCTTCTAACCCTAATTCCAACAATTCATGGCTCTGGGAAGAACCAGACTTTGCAAAACAAGGTCAGATGAAATGGGTTCAGGACAATTatatgatttataattattgCAAAGATGCTAAACGTTTTCCACTAGGTCTCCCTAAGGAATGCTATGTGTCTAATTAG